TAGGATTTCCGCCTCTTTTTGCATGCTTATAATAGTAATATAAAAACAGGAAGCCAAGAATAAATACAAGTAAAACCGGAGATATATTCTGCATATCTCCGAAAAGTTCCAGAGAAATGGAAAGCAGAAGAGAGGCCGCTGCAAAAATTAAAAAGCCTTTTAAATCAAAATCTACAGAATCAGATTTATAATCGGGCATAAATTTTAATCCTAAAAGAATTCCTAAAAATCCGATTGGTATATTAATCAGAAAGATCCAGTGCCATGAAAGGTAATCTACCATGTAACCTCCTACAAGCGGACCTAGTACAGGCCCTATAAGAGCGGGAATAATAGCAAAGTTCATGGCTTTAAGAAGCTCGCTTTTATCAAAAGTTTTAATCAATGCTAATTTCCCTACAGGAGTCATCAGACTTCCTCCAACTCCCTGAATAACCCTTGAAATCACCAAATGGGTAAGGTTTTGAGATAATGAACAGAATAAGGACCCCAGACTGAACAGCACCAATGAGATGATAAATACTTTTTTGGTTCCGAAACGGTCTGCGAGAAATCCACTTGCAGGCATGAAAACAGCTAATGTAAGAACGTAGCTGATAATGGCGTTCTGCATATTGAGAGGAGACTCATTGAGGTCTTTAGCGATCGAAGGTAAAGACGTGTTCAGAATCGTTGAATCCAGCATCTGCATGAAAATGGCGGTGGCCAGAATCAGGGGTAATATTTTCTTTATGGATGTCTGTTGCGGGCTTGTTTCTGTCATTTTGTATAGGCTGGAATCGGAAGATTTCCAGACTTATTTTTATTTTGAAGAAAATGCTTGCTTTAAGCGGTTTGATCTTTAGATAAAGAAATCCATATAAAATTAAAAAAGTCCTGCGAGATTTCACAGGACTTTTTGATTTATTTTCTAGGTTTTTCTACTCCTTTCCATTCATCACCAGCTTTTCTATACTGGCTCAGGATAAAGGTTTTGAAATCCTTTGTTTTGTATTCTATATTATCGGTATTTTGTTCAAACGGCATTATATAGTAATATTCAATATCTGTTTTGTCAGATTTGTTTCCTTTTTTTACAGTAGGAACATACTTTGAAAACTTATAGCTAGGAAGATATTGTTTTAATCTTGCGTAGAAAGCTTTATCTTCTTTTTCATTAGGAATGATATCGACAATGTTTAAATCATCTTTTTTCTTATCTACCCAAAGATAATAGGTTTTTTCTTCACCCATATTTCTGTTGACAGAGTTGAAAGCAAACAGTTCTTTCGGTACCAGTTCTTTGATCTTTTCCGGGTCTACCTTTGTGTAGAATTGTCCTTTGGAAGGGTCTACATAGGTTTCCAGATTATACATCAAAACAGAATTGTTTTCAAAATTTTTATTTTTAAAATATTGATTTAAAGATAATTCTGCAGTAGCTCTCAATTCTTTGCCGGTAGCATCCAGTTTTTTTGTTGGATTCTGAGGGTTTACTTTTTTTACAAACTCATATAAAACGACAGGTTTTATATCTTTAAGGTGAGGATACGTTTTCAGCTGCTCTGCCTTTACAAGCCAATAGAATTGTTGATAGTAGTCATCTTTATCTGCATCTTTCACACTTTTATAAGCTAAAGCAAGCTTTTTTGAACTCAGGTATTTACCATATTTTCCCTGTCCAAAAGCTAAACTGAAGGATAATATGGCAAATAAAACAGTAAGGTTTCTTCTCATTTTTTTATAATTGATATTTTCGTTTTCCAAATATAATTATTTATTAGATATTATTTTTGATTGTCAGTGAATTTATGTCGATATTGTTGCTGTTAATTCAAAAGAAAATCCTGTATTGCTACAGGATTAATAATTATTATACTGAAAGTTAGCTCTCGGACAGGCCTGAAACAATATTCAGATATTGAAAATGAAAAGGTGACACATCATTTTAAGCATTAAGATTTAAACCTTGAATGTCAATAGTGAATTTACTGTTAACGATTGATCATCCCATTTTCATTTTCGCTTTCGTTTTCAATTTTTAACTCTCCATTTTCAACTCATAAGAAGTTTCATGCACCTTTACCGCTCTTCCGCTGGGATCGTTCATCTTTTTGAATGCTTCATCCCATTCTAAAGCGGTAGGAGTGGAGCAGGCTACTGAAGGTACAGAAGGTACGGTGGCAGCAGAGGTTTCACTTGGGAAATGTTCTTCAAAAATAGTTCTGTATCGGTATTCCTCCTTATTTTGAGGAGTGTTTAGCGGGAATCTGAATCTGGCGTTGGCCATCATTTCATCGCTTACTTCTTTTTCTGCGACTTCTTTTAAAGTGTCAATCCATGAATAGCCTACACCGTCTGAAAACTGTTCCTTTTGTCTCCATACAATAGATTCGGGAAGGAGATCTTTAAAGGCTTTTCTCAATATCCATTTTTCAATTTTTCCTTCTTCAGCACTGATCATTTTATCTTGTGGATTAATGGTCATGGCAATATCCATAAACTCTTTATCCAGAAACGGAACTCTGCCTTCAATTCCCCAGCTCATCAGGGCTTTGTTTGCCCTTAAGCAGTCATAAAGATGTAGTTTTCCTAATTTTCTTACGGTCTCATCATGAAATTCTCTGGCATCAGGAGCTTTATGGAAATATAAATATCCTCCGAATAACTCATCAGCACCTTCTCCGGAAAGGACCATTTTGATTCCCATTGATTTGATCACCCTTGCCAGAAGATACATCGGGGTAGATGCTCGGACGGTAGTTACATCATAGGTTTCCAGATGATAAATGACATCGCGTATAGCATCCAGCCCTTCCTGAACGGTAAAGTTAACTTCATGGTGTACAGATCCTATATGTCTGGCTGCCTTTTGTGCTGCTGCCAGATCCGGTGATCCTGCAAGACCTACTGCGAAACTGTGAAGTCTTGGGTACCACGCTTCCTGAGTGTCTCCACTTTCAACTCTCTGTCTTGCAAATTTTGCAGTAATTGCCGAGATTACTGAAGAATCCAGCCCTCCTGAAAGTAAAACTCCATAAGGTACATCACTCATCAATTGTCTGTGGACAGCATCTTCAAGGCCTTTTCTTAATGCTGAAATATCGGTTTCGCTATCTTTTACGTGATCAAAACTTTCCCATTGTCTGGTATACCATTGCTGAAGTTCAATACCATCTCTGCTGTACACAAGATGCCCGGGAAGAAATGTCTCAATTGTTCTGCAAACACCTTCCAGGGCTTTAAGCTCGGAGGCAACGTAATAGTTTCCGTGTTTGTCCCAACCCTGATAAAGCGGGCAGATTCCCATATGATCACGTGCGATCAGATAAACATCATTTTCGGTGTCGTATAATGCGAAAGCGAAAATTCCGTTCAGCTTTTCAACAAAGTTTTTTCCGTATTTTCTATAGAGTGCCAGAATAACTTCACAGTCAGACTGAGTCTGGAACTCATAATCTGTAAATTCTTTTTTTAATTCACTATGGTTATAGATTTCACCGTTTACGGCTAATACTACTTTTCCGTCTTTTGTAAATAAAGGCTGTTTTCCTGAGGTAGGGTCTACAATGGCTAGTCTTTCGTGAGAAAAGATTACTTTTTCATCCTGAAAAACACCACTCCAATCCGGTCCTCTATGACGGATTTTTTTTGACATTTCCAAAACCTGAGGTCTTATTATTTCAGTTTTCTGTTTGGCGTCAAATAAACATACAATTCCACACATATTCTTATTATTTATGAAACAAAAGTAGAACGGACGTTTATAAATAACAATGAAAAATGTTTAAAATAGAATTTTATTAATTAAATAGTTGTTTTTGAAGAAAAATATTAACTATTTATATCAATTATGATGATTTTGATTGATTTTTTTCGCCGCACTTATATTAGTGTTATTTCTATACAAAATAAAAATGACATATTTATTAATGTATGGTAATTTATTATACAAATATTAACCCTTACTTTGTGGCTCGAAATAATTTTTTTTCATCATTTGTGTTTTTACCTTCTTGCAATTCTCATGCAAGAAGGTTTTGTTTTTTATTGGATCCCAAGCAGAGTTCCCGAAACATTCCATGAGCTGAAACTTGTTCCTTCTGTAGGACCTTGTGGAATCTTTATCTGGATGGTATGTTTTCCGGCTTTTAAATCTCCAAGAGGAATCAAATTGGGATTGGTAACCGTTCCAGGGCACCAGTTTGACCTGCTGAGATCTGACGATGAAAGTCCGTCCTGAAAGTTCCCTGAAGCAGGGTTGTATAATCGGTATGAGCCGCAGTCTGTTCTCCATGGTAAAAATGAAAATACAGATTGCCCATCTATAAAAATAGAATTCATTTTGGGAACGAATTCATCTCCGTTTTCCCAGCCTCCATGTCCCGTAGTTGTATATCTTAGCTGAGCATTTTTCAGATCTTTCTTTAAAGTGAAGTCCATGAAAAGGCCCTTTTGCTGATTGAACATTGTAGAGTAGTCCTGCCCGGCCATTTCCATAATATTCAAAGTATTGAATAAGGGGATAGCCACATTGTTTTTATAAACATTCTGGTCGCTTTTATGAATCGTAACTTCAAGGCTGACTCTATGACCTCCTTTATCATAGTTTCCGATAAATGTACCCACCCAAAGTTCTTTTCCGGATAAAGAGGGTTTTAATTCTGTGATGTCCTGCCGGTAAGGACTGATGGTCTGCCAGTTTTTTCCCTTAAGCTGAATATGGTTGAACTGCTGGATTCCAAATGCGGTAAAGAACCGCATCATTTCCGTGGCAGGGGTATAATTTTCTGTGGCAGTTACTCCAAAGTATTGTTTCCCGTTTCCATTTTCGAAGACCGGAAGTGTTTTTGCTCCTTTTTCAAGTCCGTCAAAAAATGACTGTTCTTTATCCTGCGGAATGAAAAATACAGTTCCTGTTCTGTCATAAGCATCTCCATTGGATTGCTGTTTCAGTTCTACAAAAATATTTTCCCCTTCTGTGATAGTAGGGAATTTTACTTTTTTAAGAATAATAGTTCCGTTAGCATATCTTTTTATCTGATCATCGGATTTGGAAGCATCAGAGAAATTGATCGTTTCATTTTCAAAAATGCTTAGTGTTGTGAATCTGCTTTTCCATAGAAGATCTTTGTATCCCAGCTGATCAGTAGTCTGGATGGTACCTTTTATAATATTTTCTATTCCGGTGTTTTTAATCTTTTTTATTGAGCTGGCGGTAATTAAAGAGTTTTTATTTCTCTCCACCTCCAGAACAAGTCCTAAATTCTGCCCAAGGACTGAT
This genomic window from Chryseobacterium sp. MEBOG06 contains:
- the asnB gene encoding asparagine synthase B; this translates as MCGIVCLFDAKQKTEIIRPQVLEMSKKIRHRGPDWSGVFQDEKVIFSHERLAIVDPTSGKQPLFTKDGKVVLAVNGEIYNHSELKKEFTDYEFQTQSDCEVILALYRKYGKNFVEKLNGIFAFALYDTENDVYLIARDHMGICPLYQGWDKHGNYYVASELKALEGVCRTIETFLPGHLVYSRDGIELQQWYTRQWESFDHVKDSETDISALRKGLEDAVHRQLMSDVPYGVLLSGGLDSSVISAITAKFARQRVESGDTQEAWYPRLHSFAVGLAGSPDLAAAQKAARHIGSVHHEVNFTVQEGLDAIRDVIYHLETYDVTTVRASTPMYLLARVIKSMGIKMVLSGEGADELFGGYLYFHKAPDAREFHDETVRKLGKLHLYDCLRANKALMSWGIEGRVPFLDKEFMDIAMTINPQDKMISAEEGKIEKWILRKAFKDLLPESIVWRQKEQFSDGVGYSWIDTLKEVAEKEVSDEMMANARFRFPLNTPQNKEEYRYRTIFEEHFPSETSAATVPSVPSVACSTPTALEWDEAFKKMNDPSGRAVKVHETSYELKMES
- a CDS encoding GLPGLI family protein, with the protein product MHTRTVFNFLAVFLFCLFSAQTYEIQYSSSYNGKLLSDQPSTIVWADEKENYILSTTIKEQKSSYPFEITKVEKPGNTIVSYAFLKPGSIISAADKESVGKQNFELTNETKKILGYTCKKAITKVNSNTIEIWYTNDLKLQGGPSVLGQNLGLVLEVERNKNSLITASSIKKIKNTGIENIIKGTIQTTDQLGYKDLLWKSRFTTLSIFENETINFSDASKSDDQIKRYANGTIILKKVKFPTITEGENIFVELKQQSNGDAYDRTGTVFFIPQDKEQSFFDGLEKGAKTLPVFENGNGKQYFGVTATENYTPATEMMRFFTAFGIQQFNHIQLKGKNWQTISPYRQDITELKPSLSGKELWVGTFIGNYDKGGHRVSLEVTIHKSDQNVYKNNVAIPLFNTLNIMEMAGQDYSTMFNQQKGLFMDFTLKKDLKNAQLRYTTTGHGGWENGDEFVPKMNSIFIDGQSVFSFLPWRTDCGSYRLYNPASGNFQDGLSSSDLSRSNWCPGTVTNPNLIPLGDLKAGKHTIQIKIPQGPTEGTSFSSWNVSGTLLGIQ
- a CDS encoding MFS transporter gives rise to the protein MTETSPQQTSIKKILPLILATAIFMQMLDSTILNTSLPSIAKDLNESPLNMQNAIISYVLTLAVFMPASGFLADRFGTKKVFIISLVLFSLGSLFCSLSQNLTHLVISRVIQGVGGSLMTPVGKLALIKTFDKSELLKAMNFAIIPALIGPVLGPLVGGYMVDYLSWHWIFLINIPIGFLGILLGLKFMPDYKSDSVDFDLKGFLIFAAASLLLSISLELFGDMQNISPVLLVFILGFLFLYYYYKHAKRGGNPIFPLDLFQVRTFRVGIVGNLATRLGISSVPLLLPLMIQIAYKQSAVTSGWIIAPMALTAIFGKSSVIKILDKYGYRQTLMVNTFIIGTLICLLAIPDIHTSLYWFIPIIAVLGFFNSIQFTSMNTISIADLRNFQTSSGNSLISVNQQLAIGFGIAFGLIVLKLFENTDLIGGEIHNAFRYTFLTVGILTILSGLVFRRLHISDGKNMKSKED